The sequence AGACTTCGACGGATCCCCGGGTGAGAAAGATGCCTTTGCATCCGGCGGCTTCGGCTGTTCGCATGATGACGCCCAGGTTGCCGGGGTCAGAGACGCGGTCGAGGATGAGGAATGGACCATTGGTGTTGAGGACGGTTTTGCGATCCCATGTCGGCATTGATACTACGCCGAGTACGCCTTGCGGTGTGTCCGTGTCTGACATGTGTTTGAAGGCGCGCCAGTCGGTTTGCTGGATGGGGATGCGTTGTGCGAGAGTCGCCTGGTAGAGGTTTTCGAGGCGCGTGTTGCGGGCGATGCTTTCGCGACAGAAGATGAGTTGTTCGAGGGTGTCACTGCTTTTGAGTGCTTCTTCGCATAGGCGAATGCCCTCTATGAGGTATTTTTGTTCTGCCTGACGCAGTTTGCGGCGTTTCAGGTTCAGGATTTTTTTGGCGTTTTTGATGGCCATGGGCTATGGGGTGTAGTTTTTGGTGATGGTGGCGCGCAATTCGCGCAGTTCTTCCCATATCGCTTTTTCGCGTTTGGACAGGCTTAAGAAGTAGAGCAGGATGGCGACCCATATTATGATGTACGCCGCGGTCATGTATTCGAGGTGTTGCATAAATGCCTCCGTAGAAAATTATATTTCGGCTTTGAGTGATTCGAGTTCG is a genomic window of Gemmatimonadota bacterium containing:
- a CDS encoding RNA methyltransferase; translated protein: MAIKNAKKILNLKRRKLRQAEQKYLIEGIRLCEEALKSSDTLEQLIFCRESIARNTRLENLYQATLAQRIPIQQTDWRAFKHMSDTDTPQGVLGVVSMPTWDRKTVLNTNGPFLILDRVSDPGNLGVIMRTAEAAGCKGIFLTRGSVEVYNPKVVRATMGAIFRMPVFPLQDGPALLHQLRQRNIQIIAAHTSGISFHNLQIQNPVALLLGNEAFGIDPALLVLSHHTVTIPMAAPVESLNIAVASGILLYQIHILNRP
- a CDS encoding CcmD family protein, encoding MQHLEYMTAAYIIIWVAILLYFLSLSKREKAIWEELRELRATITKNYTP